The genomic DNA AGCCTAATTCCTACCGAATGTCGTAGCCAAACAAATTGGGATTCACCTCGTCCAGCTTCAAATCAGCCAAGCCATACTCCGCCCAGCGCCGATCGACCATTGCCGCTGTATCCGGATCGGACTTCAGGGGTTCGTGCCAGTAGCGATCGGTTTCCGGTGGAATCTTCGTGGTGGCATCGATGCCCATGCGTCCGCCCAGTCCAGATTTTTCTGTGGCGAAGTCCAGCGAGTCAAACGGCGTATCGGGCAGGATAAATACATCCCTTGCCGGATCAACTTTAGAGGCGATCGACCAGACCACCTGACGCGGATCGCGGATGTTGATGTCCTTATCAACCACAATTACAAACTTGGTGTAGTTGAACTGGGGCAGGGCACTCCAGAAAGCCAGCGCCGCCCGTCGCGCATGACCGGGATATGCCTTGTCGATCGCCAGAACTGCCGCCTTGTAGCTGAGGCTTTCCATTGGCAGAAAGAAGTCCACAATTTCAGGAACCTGCTGCCGCAGAATCGGCGTATAGATGCGGTTTAACGCCAGCGCCATCATCGCGTCTTCTTTGGGCGGACGACCGCTAAAGGTGGTCATGTAAACGGGATCTTTGCGATGGGTGACGGTGTGGAAGCGAATCAGGGGAGCTTTCTCATTTACGCCACCATAGAAGCCCATGTGGTCGCCAGCGGGTCCATCAATCGCCGTTTCGCCGGGGGTAATCGTCCCTTCCAGGACAAACTCTGCATCGGCGGGAACTTCCAGGTCGATCGTCTTACATTTCGCCAGCTTTACCCCTTCGCCACCATAGATACCCGCAAACAGCCATTCGGAGAGATCCACGGGAATCGGAGTGGCTGCCGCCATAATCAGCAGCGGATCGACACCTAAAGCCACTGCCACCTCCAGCTTTTGCCCCCGCTCTGCCGCCTTTCGCAGGTGACGGGTTGCCCCCCGAATCGAGAGCCACTGGACAGTCATCGTATTTTTGGATTGAATTTGCAGACGATAGACGCCCACGTTCACCGTGCGATTTTCCGGGTCTTTGGTAATCATCAAGCCCAGCGTAACCACCCGCTCCGCATCACCGGGATACACGCGCAGCAAAGGCAGCTTAGTCAGATCAACTTCATTGTCCTTCAGGACAACCCGCTGACAGGGCGGAAAGAAATCCCGTCCCGGTTTTGCCTTAAGGACGCTAAAAAGTGCCTGTCCTAGCTCGATCGCCTGTGAGACTTTCTTGGGGGGACGGGGCTGATAGAGCAACGCCAGCTTTTTACCCAGGGCTTCCAGTTCTTCGGGATGCTCCATGTTCATCGCCCAGCAGATCCGCTCTACGGTTCCCATCACGTTGATCGCCAGGGGATAGTCTGCGCCTTTCACGTTTTCAAACAGCAGGGCAGGTCCACCCGATTGCAGCATCCGATTACTAATCTCAGCAACTTCGAGATTCGGATCGACCAGTGCTTTAATCCGTCGGAGCTGTCCCCGATTTTCAAGCAACTGCAAAAATTCGCGTAGATCTCTCGCCATGATGCGCTTCCTCGTGGGGAATCCTGTGAAACATCTGTTTACATTTCTTCTTTCATTATGAAGGAGCAAGCTAATCCCCAGAAAAAAGATTCGATCGCCTCAAGATGCGGTAGAACATTAGAACAGTAGAACATTCGTACAAAACACCCACACCACCCAGAAATAGAACAAAAGTACTTAAAAATGGGCACTACAAACGGGTGTTATTCTATTTCGCCCAAACCCGAATACCCTTAGAATCAAAATTCCGATTGGTCGTCTTTTTCACCTGATCCTCTCTTCACTACTGCGAAGTTATCATTCCTGTGCCTCCTTCCCGTTCCTCCCGCTATCCGATTCAACGCTGGCAGATTGCCGACTTTCAGCCCGATCGTGCCGCACAGCTTGGGCAGTCCCTTCAGCTATCGCCTTTGCTGGCGCAGATTTTGATCAATCGTGGGGTGGGTACGCCGGAGTCTGCCCGTCAGTTTTTGGAGCCGGAACAGCAGTTTCTCCCCTCGCCGCTGGACGATTTCCCCGATTTAACGATCGCCATTGAAATTCTGCTAAATGCAATCTCCAGCCGTCAGTTTATTGCGATTTGCGGTGACTACGATGCGGACGGCATGACCAGTACGGCTTTGCTGCTGCGGGCGTTGCGCTATCTGGGAGCAGTCGTGGACTACGCCATTCCCAGCCGAATGCAGGAAGGCTACGGCATCAATCGCCGCATTATCGAGGAATTCCATCAAGACGGGGTGAGCGTCATTCTCACCGTGGATAACGGCATTGCCGCCCATGAACCGATCGCCTTTGCACGGGAATTAGGCTTAGCCGTGATTGTGACGGATCACCACGACATTCCGCCGACGCTGCCAGATGCCAATGCGATTTTGAACCCCAAACTCATCCGCGAAGAGTCGCCCTATCGAGGTGTAGCGGGGGTGGGCGTTGCCTACATTCTGGCGATCTGTCTGGCACAATGTCTGCAAAAAACGCAGGATCTCACGACACCGCTGCTGGAACTGTTTACGCTGGGGACGATCGCGGATCTGGCTCCCCTGACGGGGGTAAATCGCCGCTGGGTAAAACGAGGGTTAAAGCTATTGCCTGCTTCGCGAAATCCGGGGATTGAGGCACTGATTCAGGTGGCAGGTCTGAGCAACGAAAAGGCACTGAAACCGGAGGCGATCGGCTTTCGATTGGGTCCCAGAATTAACGCGATCGGGCGACTGGCAGATCCGCAGATTGTGATCGAGCTTTTGACAACGGAGGATGATGGGCGAGCGCTGGAGCTGGCAATGAAATGCGAGCAGGTGAATCAGCTCCGGCAGCGCTTATGTGAACTGATTGAGCAGGAGGCGATCGTCTGGTGTGAGCAGACCCGGTTCCAGCCCCAAAAAGAGCGGGTGTTGGTGGTGGTGCAGCCTAACTGGCATCATGGCGTGATTGGCATTGTGGCGTCGCGGCTGGTGGAGCGGTACGGGGTGCCCGTGTTTATTGGCACTTACGAAGATGAGTCCGAGCAGCAGATTCGCGGCTCAGCCCGCAGCATCCCAGAATTTAACGTATTTGAGGCGTTGCAGTTCTGCGGCGATATTTTAGAGAAGTTTGGCGGACACCGGGCAGCAGGCGGGTTTTCCTTTAAGGCGGCTCACCTGGAAGAAATGCGATCGCGACTTCGGATTTTTGCCCACAATCAGCTTCAGCCCCAGCACCTCAAGCCGTTGGTGACGATCGATGTTCAGGCAAATTTCCGCGACCTCACCCACGATTTGTACGAACAGCTAGACACCCTTCATCCCTGCGGCATCGAAAATCCCGATCCGGTATTCTGGACGCCAAACGTGCGCGTGATTGAGCAGCAGACGATCGGGCGAGACAAGAATCATCTAAAAATGACGCTGGCGCAGACCAACGATCCGGCGATGGGCATCCGGGCACTGGCTTGGCGGTGGGGCGAATTCTATCCGCTTCCCGATCGCGTGGATGTTGCCTATCGCTTGCGTTTGAATGAATGGAACGGTACAAAGTCGATCGAGCTGGAATTAGTAGGTGTCCGTCCCGCAGAAGGCTCGCAAAATTCGTCCAGTTCTGGCTTAACAGATGCTTTTACAGCAATTAAAACAGACCTGAATCTTGCAGCAGGCTCAGAAATACCGATGAACGGCAGCCTGAATGGTCGTTCACGCAGTCAAGCTAACCCTTCCATTCAACCTATTGACCTATCTGTTAATCCGTTGGTGAGTCGATCGATGAATGGTTTAGTCGAACCCATGACCGAACCTTCGGGGAATCCGCCAGCGCATCAAGCCAACGGCACGGCACCAAGTTTCAATCTGGATCGATCGACCCAGGAGGAATCCGCCAATTATTCTTCCGACTATAAATCCGACTACGAAAAAGAGAATGAGGCTGGGGATGCATCGTTTATTCCGTTTGTTTACAACCACCGCCACTATCTCTGTCGCATCAAATCATCGGCGATCGGACGAGAATCCATTGGGCGC from Leptolyngbya ohadii IS1 includes the following:
- a CDS encoding UbiD family decarboxylase encodes the protein MARDLREFLQLLENRGQLRRIKALVDPNLEVAEISNRMLQSGGPALLFENVKGADYPLAINVMGTVERICWAMNMEHPEELEALGKKLALLYQPRPPKKVSQAIELGQALFSVLKAKPGRDFFPPCQRVVLKDNEVDLTKLPLLRVYPGDAERVVTLGLMITKDPENRTVNVGVYRLQIQSKNTMTVQWLSIRGATRHLRKAAERGQKLEVAVALGVDPLLIMAAATPIPVDLSEWLFAGIYGGEGVKLAKCKTIDLEVPADAEFVLEGTITPGETAIDGPAGDHMGFYGGVNEKAPLIRFHTVTHRKDPVYMTTFSGRPPKEDAMMALALNRIYTPILRQQVPEIVDFFLPMESLSYKAAVLAIDKAYPGHARRAALAFWSALPQFNYTKFVIVVDKDINIRDPRQVVWSIASKVDPARDVFILPDTPFDSLDFATEKSGLGGRMGIDATTKIPPETDRYWHEPLKSDPDTAAMVDRRWAEYGLADLKLDEVNPNLFGYDIR
- the recJ gene encoding single-stranded-DNA-specific exonuclease RecJ, translating into MPPSRSSRYPIQRWQIADFQPDRAAQLGQSLQLSPLLAQILINRGVGTPESARQFLEPEQQFLPSPLDDFPDLTIAIEILLNAISSRQFIAICGDYDADGMTSTALLLRALRYLGAVVDYAIPSRMQEGYGINRRIIEEFHQDGVSVILTVDNGIAAHEPIAFARELGLAVIVTDHHDIPPTLPDANAILNPKLIREESPYRGVAGVGVAYILAICLAQCLQKTQDLTTPLLELFTLGTIADLAPLTGVNRRWVKRGLKLLPASRNPGIEALIQVAGLSNEKALKPEAIGFRLGPRINAIGRLADPQIVIELLTTEDDGRALELAMKCEQVNQLRQRLCELIEQEAIVWCEQTRFQPQKERVLVVVQPNWHHGVIGIVASRLVERYGVPVFIGTYEDESEQQIRGSARSIPEFNVFEALQFCGDILEKFGGHRAAGGFSFKAAHLEEMRSRLRIFAHNQLQPQHLKPLVTIDVQANFRDLTHDLYEQLDTLHPCGIENPDPVFWTPNVRVIEQQTIGRDKNHLKMTLAQTNDPAMGIRALAWRWGEFYPLPDRVDVAYRLRLNEWNGTKSIELELVGVRPAEGSQNSSSSGLTDAFTAIKTDLNLAAGSEIPMNGSLNGRSRSQANPSIQPIDLSVNPLVSRSMNGLVEPMTEPSGNPPAHQANGTAPSFNLDRSTQEESANYSSDYKSDYEKENEAGDASFIPFVYNHRHYLCRIKSSAIGRESIGRELRIRNAEGQILTLYPDQQQGWMGEDRATGQAIDLSQAFYFNLMQAALSALEIAEKDQLIQEKDREIAALTQQVESLKQKLKQFSLAATAPISPSVSSSSRPPALIPDGKIAALATVLSAKAQREIIAIDPAEFEESDLFDADADFSEAGLRLCEVIEREIVQPIFDRLQQSGLIIALPDYPALYHLPPLLANEWSALREELLLSPDCPQQHEYDDVISDAVSEADREQICACLSNWQTPIALWLLHPQAASVLSQIDQLQAIAADEESCLYGWQFDLLRSFVLGGN